In Archocentrus centrarchus isolate MPI-CPG fArcCen1 chromosome 22, fArcCen1, whole genome shotgun sequence, one DNA window encodes the following:
- the stxbp5b gene encoding syntaxin-binding protein 5 isoform X4, producing the protein MKKFNIRKVLDGLTAASSSSSATAQPGTPRENDVVQETLQSEHFQLCKTVRHGFPYQPSSMAFDPVQKILAIGTQTGALRLFGRAGVECYCQHESGAAVIQLQFLINEGALVSALADDSIHLWNLRQKIPAILHSLKFNRERITYCHLPFQSKWLYIGTERGNIHIVNVESFTLSGYVIMWNKAIELSTKTHPGPVVHISDNPMDEGKLLIGFETGVVVLWDLKSKKADYRYNYDEAIHSVAWHHEGKQFVCSHSDGTLTTWNVRTPAKPAQIITPHGKQPKDGKKPEPCKPILKVEYKTTRAGDPFMVLSGGLSYDTVGRRACLTVMHGKSTAVLEMDYPIVDFLTLCETPYPNDFQEPYAVVVLLEKDLVVIDLGQIGYPIFENPYPLAIHESPVTCCEYFADCPAELIPALYSVGCRQKRQGYSKKEWPISGGNWGQGTQSYPEIIITGHADGSIKFWDASALMLQALYKLKTAKVFERARGKEEKPNTDIVDEDPFAIQTLSWCPESRMLCLAGVSAHVIVYRFSKQEITTEAVELLEVRMQSEFSDVDSPDPGGDQTPTLPTSGASSSPQESEPPTQPLTGSNSSDGPRDNIPCLQVRSSPLKQSPGYQVELVIQLVWVSGEPPQQITSLAINSSYGLVVFGNSNGLAVVDYLQKTLLLNMGTSELYSPSDPYQRQPRSPRKAKPAGAICESNDGSNTSEDRCRSPTSAKMSRKISLSCEQKTDMDAKDNSFTRSRSSSVTSIDRESREALSSFYFCESFPRKTDSLVSPCLLVGTTQGSVMMVALSLPPGGDQRLQQLVGIASCGTLVRLKGGILTMALLDATGTLLPPSFEQWYDPNASDEEKEKGRKRRPASPASSQEGQEPQFAILCSEKQAKVVALPSQTRIYKHSITETSFVLRADVVQMAGANCIACFCANGHIMTLSLPSLRPLLEVNYLPLTDMRIARTFCFSNLGQALYLISPTEIQRITYSQETCDNLQEMLSELFTPVETPEAPNRGFFKGLFGGGAQSLDREDLFGETAAGKASRSLAQHIPGPGSMEGMKGAASGVVGELARARIALDERGQKLGELEERTAAMMASAESFSKHAHDMMLKYKDKKWYQL; encoded by the exons ATGAAGAAGTTTAATATTCGGAAGGTGCTGGACGGCTTGACAGCggcttcttcctcctcctccgcaACTGCTCAGCCGGGTACTCCCAGGGAAAATGATGTTGTCCAGGAGACTTTACAGTCGGAACATTTCCAGCTTTGCAAG actGTGCGTCATGGCTTCCCATATCAACCATCCTCAATGGCTTTTGACCCCGTACAGAAAATCTTGGCCATTGGGACTCAGACTGGAGCTTTGAGGct CTTTGGCCGTGCAGGCGTGGAGTGTTACTGTCAGCACGAGAGCGGTGCCGCTGTCATCCAGCTCCAATTCCTGATCAACGAG GGGGCGCTGGTGAGTGCCTTAGCTGATGACAGCATCCACCTGTGGAACCTGAGGCAAAAAATCCCGGCTATCCTGCATTCGCTCAAGTTTAACAGGGAGAG AATCACATACTGCCACCTGCCCTTCCAGAGCAAATGGCTGTACATCGGCACAGAAAGAGGAAACATCCACATTGTCAACGTGGAGTCCTTCACTCTCTCAGGCTACGTTATTATGTGGAACAAAGCCATCGAACT ATCCACCAAGACACACCCAGGGCCTGTTGTGCACATCAGTGATAACCCCATGGATGAGGGCAAG CTTCTGATTGGATTTGAGACTGGGGTAGTCGTGTTGTGGGATTTGAAGTCCAAAAAAGCTGACTACCGCTACAATTATGACGAG GCAATCCACTCAGTCGCCTGGCACCATGAGGGCAAGCAGTTTGTTTGCAGCCACTCCGATGGCACTTTGACCACGTGGAATGTACGAACCCCGGCCAAGCCTGCACAGATCATCACACCACACG GAAAGCAGCCTAAGGATGGAAAAAAGCCAGAACCATGCAAGCCTATCCTGAAAGTGGAGTACAAAACAACAAGGGCTGG GGACCCATTCATGGTGCTGTCTGGAGGTCTGTCTTATGATACAGTGGGGAGGAGAGCCTGTCTGACTGTGATGCATGGAAAGAGCACTGCTGTTCTGGAGATGGACTACCCCATTGTGGATTTCCTTACACTGTGTGAAACTCCATATCCAAATG ACTTTCAGGAGCCTTACGCTGTGGTAGTCCTACTTGAGAAAGATTTGGTCGTAATAGATCTCGGACAGATTGG ATATCCCATATTTGAAAATCCATATCCTCTGGCTATCCATGAGTCACCGGTGACCTGCTGTGAGTATTTTGCCGACTGTCCTGCTGAACTTATTCCTGCACTTTACTCTGTCGGCTGTCGGCAAAAGAGGCAAGGTTACAGTAAGAAG gaatgGCCCATTAGTGGTGGAAACTGGGGCCAAGGCACACAGAGTTACCCAGAGATTATAATCACAGG ACATGCTGATGGGTCAATCAAGTTTTGGGATGCTTCTGCAt TAATGCTCCAAGCACTGTACAAGCTGAAGACTGCCAAGGTGTTTGAGAGGGCTCGTGGAAAGGAGGAGAAGCCAAACACAGATATAGTAGATGAAGACCCGTTTGCCATCCAGACCTTGTCATGGTGTCCTGAGAGCAGGATGCTTTGCCTGGCTGGAGTATCTGCTCATGTTATCGTCTATAGATTCAGCAAACAAGAAATCACCACTGAAGCTGTTGAG CTCTTGGAGGTGCGAATGCAGAGTGAATTTAGTGACGTGGACTCCCCTGACCCAGGAGGAGACCAGACCCCCACTTTGCCAACCTCGGGAGCTTCCTCCAGCCCTCAGGAGAGCGAGCCTCCCACTCAGCCATTGACAGGCAGCAACTCCTCTGATGGCCCACGAGACAATATACCATGCCTGCA GGTGCGGAGCTCCCCACTGAAGCAGTCTCCGGGGTATCAGGTGGAACTGGTGATCCAGCTGGTGTGGGTGAGTGGGGAGCCACCTCAGCAGATCACCAGCCTGGCAATCAATTCCTCCTATGGCCT TGTGGTGTTTGGAAACAGTAATGGTCTGGCTGTGGTGGACTACCTCCAGAAAACTCTGCTTCTCAATATGGGCACGTCAGAGCTGTACAGCCCATCTGACCCCTATCAGAGGCAGCCTCGCTCCCCACGTAAAGCAAAGCCTGCTGGAG CGATTTGTGAATCCAACGATGGGTCCAACACCTCAGAGGACCGCTGCAGATCACCTACTTCAG CCAAGATGTCACGGAAAATTAGCTTGTCTTGTGAGCAAAAGACTGATATGG ATGCCAAGGATAATTCATTCACCCGCTCACGTAGTTCAAGTGTAACCAGCATAGACAGAGAATCTCGAGAGGCCCTCTCCTCCTTTTACTTCTGTGAGAGTTTCCCGAGAAAGACAGACAGTCTGGTCAGCCCCTGTCTGCTCGTGGGGACCACCCAAGGCTCTGTGATGATGGTGGCCCTCAGCCTGCCACCCGGTGGGGACCAGAGGTTGCAGCAGCTAGTTGGCATTGCCTCCTGTG GTACCTTGGTCAGACTCAAAGGAGGCATTTTGACTATGGCCCTGCTGGATGCAACTGGAACTCTGCTGCCCCCTTCCTTTGAGCAGTGGTATGACCCAAATGCCtcagatgaagaaaaagagaagggCCGGAAGCGCAGGCCAGCCTCTCCTGCCTCGTCACAAGAGGGCCAGGAGCCTCAGTTTGCCATACTGTGTTCAGAGAAACAGGCCAAGGTGGTGGCCCTGCCCTCCCAAACTCGCATCTACAAACACAGCATCACAGAGACTTCCTTCGTACTGAGGGCTGATGTTGTGCAGATGGCTGGGGCTAACTGCATCGCCTGTTTCTGTGCTAATGGGCATATAATGACTCTGAG TTTGCCTAGTTTGCGTCCGCTTCTGGAGGTGAACTACCTGCCACTGACAGACATGCGGATAGCAAGAACATTCTGCTTCTCTAACCTGGGTCAGGCTCTGTACCTCATCTCCCCTACTGAGATCCAGAGGATCACCTACAGCCAGGAGACCTGTGACAACCTGCAG GAGATGCTCAGTGAGTTATTTACCCCAGTGGAGACACCAGAGGCTCCAAACAGAGGTTTCTTCAAAGGCCTTTTTGGGGGAGGAGCTCAGTCTCTGGACAGAGAGGACCTCT TTGGCGAAACAGCTGCAGGTAAGGCCTCTCGTAGCCTGGCGCAACACATCCCTGGGCCAGGCAGCATGGAAGGCATGAAGGGGGCAGCGTCAGGAGTTGTGGGAGAGCTTGCCCGTGCCAGAATAGCTCTGGATGAGAGAGGACAGAAGCTGGGCGAGCTGGAGGAGAGAACAGCAGCCATGATGGCCAGTGCAGAGTCCTTCTCCAAACATGCACATGAT ATGATGTTGAAATACAAAGATAAAAAGTGGTACCAGCTCTGA
- the stxbp5b gene encoding syntaxin-binding protein 5 isoform X1, giving the protein MKKFNIRKVLDGLTAASSSSSATAQPGTPRENDVVQETLQSEHFQLCKTVRHGFPYQPSSMAFDPVQKILAIGTQTGALRLFGRAGVECYCQHESGAAVIQLQFLINEGALVSALADDSIHLWNLRQKIPAILHSLKFNRERITYCHLPFQSKWLYIGTERGNIHIVNVESFTLSGYVIMWNKAIELSTKTHPGPVVHISDNPMDEGKLLIGFETGVVVLWDLKSKKADYRYNYDEAIHSVAWHHEGKQFVCSHSDGTLTTWNVRTPAKPAQIITPHGKQPKDGKKPEPCKPILKVEYKTTRAGDPFMVLSGGLSYDTVGRRACLTVMHGKSTAVLEMDYPIVDFLTLCETPYPNDFQEPYAVVVLLEKDLVVIDLGQIGYPIFENPYPLAIHESPVTCCEYFADCPAELIPALYSVGCRQKRQGYSKKEWPISGGNWGQGTQSYPEIIITGHADGSIKFWDASALMLQALYKLKTAKVFERARGKEEKPNTDIVDEDPFAIQTLSWCPESRMLCLAGVSAHVIVYRFSKQEITTEAVELLEVRMQSEFSDVDSPDPGGDQTPTLPTSGASSSPQESEPPTQPLTGSNSSDGPRDNIPCLQVRSSPLKQSPGYQVELVIQLVWVSGEPPQQITSLAINSSYGLVVFGNSNGLAVVDYLQKTLLLNMGTSELYSPSDPYQRQPRSPRKAKPAGAICESNDGSNTSEDRCRSPTSGSPSPCNSDDDKKQKFIEKVKCKSRRFSKTVANDFAKMSRKISLSCEQKTDMGKAGFQRWRPLTCKKQLCCVKRVPAARMNLKQDLSRTQSDPIFYAKDNSFTRSRSSSVTSIDRESREALSSFYFCESFPRKTDSLVSPCLLVGTTQGSVMMVALSLPPGGDQRLQQLVGIASCGTLVRLKGGILTMALLDATGTLLPPSFEQWYDPNASDEEKEKGRKRRPASPASSQEGQEPQFAILCSEKQAKVVALPSQTRIYKHSITETSFVLRADVVQMAGANCIACFCANGHIMTLSLPSLRPLLEVNYLPLTDMRIARTFCFSNLGQALYLISPTEIQRITYSQETCDNLQEMLSELFTPVETPEAPNRGFFKGLFGGGAQSLDREDLFGETAAGKASRSLAQHIPGPGSMEGMKGAASGVVGELARARIALDERGQKLGELEERTAAMMASAESFSKHAHDMMLKYKDKKWYQL; this is encoded by the exons ATGAAGAAGTTTAATATTCGGAAGGTGCTGGACGGCTTGACAGCggcttcttcctcctcctccgcaACTGCTCAGCCGGGTACTCCCAGGGAAAATGATGTTGTCCAGGAGACTTTACAGTCGGAACATTTCCAGCTTTGCAAG actGTGCGTCATGGCTTCCCATATCAACCATCCTCAATGGCTTTTGACCCCGTACAGAAAATCTTGGCCATTGGGACTCAGACTGGAGCTTTGAGGct CTTTGGCCGTGCAGGCGTGGAGTGTTACTGTCAGCACGAGAGCGGTGCCGCTGTCATCCAGCTCCAATTCCTGATCAACGAG GGGGCGCTGGTGAGTGCCTTAGCTGATGACAGCATCCACCTGTGGAACCTGAGGCAAAAAATCCCGGCTATCCTGCATTCGCTCAAGTTTAACAGGGAGAG AATCACATACTGCCACCTGCCCTTCCAGAGCAAATGGCTGTACATCGGCACAGAAAGAGGAAACATCCACATTGTCAACGTGGAGTCCTTCACTCTCTCAGGCTACGTTATTATGTGGAACAAAGCCATCGAACT ATCCACCAAGACACACCCAGGGCCTGTTGTGCACATCAGTGATAACCCCATGGATGAGGGCAAG CTTCTGATTGGATTTGAGACTGGGGTAGTCGTGTTGTGGGATTTGAAGTCCAAAAAAGCTGACTACCGCTACAATTATGACGAG GCAATCCACTCAGTCGCCTGGCACCATGAGGGCAAGCAGTTTGTTTGCAGCCACTCCGATGGCACTTTGACCACGTGGAATGTACGAACCCCGGCCAAGCCTGCACAGATCATCACACCACACG GAAAGCAGCCTAAGGATGGAAAAAAGCCAGAACCATGCAAGCCTATCCTGAAAGTGGAGTACAAAACAACAAGGGCTGG GGACCCATTCATGGTGCTGTCTGGAGGTCTGTCTTATGATACAGTGGGGAGGAGAGCCTGTCTGACTGTGATGCATGGAAAGAGCACTGCTGTTCTGGAGATGGACTACCCCATTGTGGATTTCCTTACACTGTGTGAAACTCCATATCCAAATG ACTTTCAGGAGCCTTACGCTGTGGTAGTCCTACTTGAGAAAGATTTGGTCGTAATAGATCTCGGACAGATTGG ATATCCCATATTTGAAAATCCATATCCTCTGGCTATCCATGAGTCACCGGTGACCTGCTGTGAGTATTTTGCCGACTGTCCTGCTGAACTTATTCCTGCACTTTACTCTGTCGGCTGTCGGCAAAAGAGGCAAGGTTACAGTAAGAAG gaatgGCCCATTAGTGGTGGAAACTGGGGCCAAGGCACACAGAGTTACCCAGAGATTATAATCACAGG ACATGCTGATGGGTCAATCAAGTTTTGGGATGCTTCTGCAt TAATGCTCCAAGCACTGTACAAGCTGAAGACTGCCAAGGTGTTTGAGAGGGCTCGTGGAAAGGAGGAGAAGCCAAACACAGATATAGTAGATGAAGACCCGTTTGCCATCCAGACCTTGTCATGGTGTCCTGAGAGCAGGATGCTTTGCCTGGCTGGAGTATCTGCTCATGTTATCGTCTATAGATTCAGCAAACAAGAAATCACCACTGAAGCTGTTGAG CTCTTGGAGGTGCGAATGCAGAGTGAATTTAGTGACGTGGACTCCCCTGACCCAGGAGGAGACCAGACCCCCACTTTGCCAACCTCGGGAGCTTCCTCCAGCCCTCAGGAGAGCGAGCCTCCCACTCAGCCATTGACAGGCAGCAACTCCTCTGATGGCCCACGAGACAATATACCATGCCTGCA GGTGCGGAGCTCCCCACTGAAGCAGTCTCCGGGGTATCAGGTGGAACTGGTGATCCAGCTGGTGTGGGTGAGTGGGGAGCCACCTCAGCAGATCACCAGCCTGGCAATCAATTCCTCCTATGGCCT TGTGGTGTTTGGAAACAGTAATGGTCTGGCTGTGGTGGACTACCTCCAGAAAACTCTGCTTCTCAATATGGGCACGTCAGAGCTGTACAGCCCATCTGACCCCTATCAGAGGCAGCCTCGCTCCCCACGTAAAGCAAAGCCTGCTGGAG CGATTTGTGAATCCAACGATGGGTCCAACACCTCAGAGGACCGCTGCAGATCACCTACTTCAG GCTCTCCCTCGCCCTGCAATTCTGATGATGACAAAAAGCAGAAGTTCATAGAGAAGG TGAAATGCAAAAGCAGACGCTTTTCCAAGACGGTTGCCAATGACTTTG CCAAGATGTCACGGAAAATTAGCTTGTCTTGTGAGCAAAAGACTGATATGG GAAAGGCTGGGTTCCAACGATGGCGCCCTCTGACATGTAAGAAGCAATTGTGTTGTGTGAAAAGAGTGCCAGCAGCCAGGATGAACCTGAAGCAGGACCTCTCTAGAACCCAGTCAGACCCCATTTTCT ATGCCAAGGATAATTCATTCACCCGCTCACGTAGTTCAAGTGTAACCAGCATAGACAGAGAATCTCGAGAGGCCCTCTCCTCCTTTTACTTCTGTGAGAGTTTCCCGAGAAAGACAGACAGTCTGGTCAGCCCCTGTCTGCTCGTGGGGACCACCCAAGGCTCTGTGATGATGGTGGCCCTCAGCCTGCCACCCGGTGGGGACCAGAGGTTGCAGCAGCTAGTTGGCATTGCCTCCTGTG GTACCTTGGTCAGACTCAAAGGAGGCATTTTGACTATGGCCCTGCTGGATGCAACTGGAACTCTGCTGCCCCCTTCCTTTGAGCAGTGGTATGACCCAAATGCCtcagatgaagaaaaagagaagggCCGGAAGCGCAGGCCAGCCTCTCCTGCCTCGTCACAAGAGGGCCAGGAGCCTCAGTTTGCCATACTGTGTTCAGAGAAACAGGCCAAGGTGGTGGCCCTGCCCTCCCAAACTCGCATCTACAAACACAGCATCACAGAGACTTCCTTCGTACTGAGGGCTGATGTTGTGCAGATGGCTGGGGCTAACTGCATCGCCTGTTTCTGTGCTAATGGGCATATAATGACTCTGAG TTTGCCTAGTTTGCGTCCGCTTCTGGAGGTGAACTACCTGCCACTGACAGACATGCGGATAGCAAGAACATTCTGCTTCTCTAACCTGGGTCAGGCTCTGTACCTCATCTCCCCTACTGAGATCCAGAGGATCACCTACAGCCAGGAGACCTGTGACAACCTGCAG GAGATGCTCAGTGAGTTATTTACCCCAGTGGAGACACCAGAGGCTCCAAACAGAGGTTTCTTCAAAGGCCTTTTTGGGGGAGGAGCTCAGTCTCTGGACAGAGAGGACCTCT TTGGCGAAACAGCTGCAGGTAAGGCCTCTCGTAGCCTGGCGCAACACATCCCTGGGCCAGGCAGCATGGAAGGCATGAAGGGGGCAGCGTCAGGAGTTGTGGGAGAGCTTGCCCGTGCCAGAATAGCTCTGGATGAGAGAGGACAGAAGCTGGGCGAGCTGGAGGAGAGAACAGCAGCCATGATGGCCAGTGCAGAGTCCTTCTCCAAACATGCACATGAT ATGATGTTGAAATACAAAGATAAAAAGTGGTACCAGCTCTGA